One part of the Fundidesulfovibrio putealis DSM 16056 genome encodes these proteins:
- a CDS encoding arylesterase: protein MTVHAGPGPLRIAALGDSLTAGYGLRPNEAFPAVLQHELAARGHSVEMINFGISGDTTAGGVSRVSAVIRARPDGVILELGANDALRGFDPALAEANLDRIISMLRAEGIPVMLTGMRAVMGMGKRYGEEFAAIYPRLAAKHGLRLYPFFLEGVAGDPALNLPDGLHPTAQGIREIVRRILPDVEAFLKDIAARK from the coding sequence ATGACCGTTCACGCCGGACCTGGGCCTTTGCGCATCGCGGCCCTGGGCGACAGCCTCACCGCCGGATACGGCCTGAGGCCGAATGAGGCTTTCCCTGCCGTCCTCCAGCACGAACTGGCCGCGCGCGGCCACTCTGTCGAGATGATAAATTTCGGCATCTCCGGCGACACCACCGCCGGGGGCGTGTCTCGCGTGAGCGCGGTGATCCGGGCCAGGCCCGACGGCGTGATCCTGGAGCTCGGGGCCAACGACGCCCTGCGCGGCTTCGACCCCGCCCTGGCCGAAGCCAACCTGGACCGCATCATAAGCATGCTGCGCGCGGAGGGCATCCCGGTGATGCTGACGGGCATGCGGGCGGTCATGGGTATGGGCAAACGCTACGGCGAGGAGTTTGCGGCCATCTACCCCAGGCTGGCCGCCAAACACGGCCTGCGGCTCTATCCGTTCTTCCTTGAGGGCGTGGCCGGGGACCCCGCGCTCAACCTGCCGGACGGCCTGCACCCCACCGCGCAGGGCATCCGGGAGATCGTACGGCGCATCCTGCCGGACGTGGAGGCCTTCCTGAAGGACATTGCGGCCAGGAAGTAG
- a CDS encoding MBOAT family O-acyltransferase: MQLLSLEFAAFFLIVLALAWTLRPYSTVFRALLLAASYIFYAGFHAGFALLLLGVSLATWGTALGLAHLAREEGGQPPSRKAKSLVAAYLAVVLGELCFFKYYGLAAELTGVLPELAIVLPVGISFFTFQGIGYVVDVYRRPGEVVRSPLDVLLFMAFFPTVLSGPILRARDFIPQLRAAAPSWTDANQAFWLIIVGLFKKVALSSYISEHVTRQLFSAPDDFSSLGALVGVMGYSAQIYCDFSGYSDLAQGLAGLMGLRVPDNFNQPYKARNLREFWQGWHISLSTWLRDYLYIPLGGSRCGPVRRNLNLLLTMGLGGLWHGASLTFLAWGALHGVGLMVTHALAGRVGATLTGWQARVRDAAFWACTFGFVTLAWVFFAAPDFATASQVLARIVSFDSAGTGPTVTLTAITLGVIGFQTFRLNWLRTCPAGLSRLPAPAMAAALGVLGALIVRMGPDGVLPFIYFSF; the protein is encoded by the coding sequence ATGCAGCTTCTTAGCCTCGAATTCGCAGCCTTTTTCCTGATCGTCCTGGCCCTGGCCTGGACCCTTCGTCCATATTCCACAGTGTTCCGTGCTCTTCTGCTGGCAGCGTCGTATATTTTTTATGCGGGCTTCCATGCCGGATTCGCGCTCCTGCTGCTGGGCGTCAGCCTTGCCACCTGGGGCACGGCCCTTGGCTTGGCGCATCTGGCCCGCGAGGAGGGCGGACAGCCGCCGTCCCGGAAGGCCAAGAGTCTTGTGGCCGCTTATCTGGCCGTGGTGCTGGGGGAGCTGTGCTTCTTCAAGTACTACGGGCTTGCGGCGGAACTTACAGGAGTGCTGCCGGAGCTGGCCATCGTCCTGCCCGTGGGCATCTCCTTCTTCACCTTCCAGGGCATCGGCTACGTGGTGGACGTGTACCGCCGCCCGGGCGAAGTCGTGCGCTCTCCCCTGGACGTGCTCCTGTTCATGGCCTTCTTCCCCACAGTACTCTCAGGGCCGATCCTGCGCGCCAGGGATTTCATCCCGCAGCTGCGCGCCGCCGCTCCGTCCTGGACCGACGCCAACCAGGCCTTCTGGCTGATCATCGTGGGGCTCTTCAAGAAGGTGGCCCTGTCCAGCTACATATCAGAGCACGTCACCCGCCAGCTGTTCAGCGCCCCGGACGACTTCTCAAGCCTCGGTGCGCTGGTGGGCGTGATGGGCTACAGCGCCCAGATCTACTGCGACTTCTCCGGCTACTCCGACCTGGCCCAGGGGCTGGCCGGGCTCATGGGGCTTCGCGTGCCCGACAACTTCAACCAGCCCTACAAGGCGCGCAACCTGCGCGAGTTCTGGCAGGGCTGGCACATAAGCCTGTCCACCTGGCTGCGCGACTACCTGTACATCCCGTTGGGCGGCAGCCGTTGCGGGCCGGTGCGGCGCAACCTGAACCTGCTCCTCACCATGGGGCTTGGCGGGCTGTGGCACGGAGCGAGCCTGACCTTCCTGGCCTGGGGCGCGCTGCACGGGGTGGGGCTCATGGTCACGCACGCGTTGGCCGGGCGCGTGGGCGCCACGCTCACGGGCTGGCAGGCGCGCGTTCGCGACGCCGCCTTCTGGGCCTGCACCTTCGGGTTCGTCACCCTGGCCTGGGTGTTCTTCGCTGCTCCGGATTTCGCCACCGCCTCCCAGGTGCTGGCGCGCATCGTCAGCTTTGATTCCGCAGGAACCGGGCCTACCGTGACCCTCACGGCGATCACCCTTGGAGTGATCGGCTTCCAGACATTCCGGCTGAACTGGCTGCGCACCTGTCCGGCGGGGCTGTCGCGCCTTCCGGCTCCGGCCATGGCCGCCGCCCTTGGAGTGCTTGGGGCCTTGATCGTTCGCATGGGACCCGACGGCGTGCTGCCGTTCATTTATTTTTCATTCTAG
- a CDS encoding ABC transporter ATP-binding protein: MIVLRDVSLTLQSQAGPVNILRGANLRAGAGEHLAVVGPSGAGKTTLLMLMSGLERATSGTVRVAGQELTGMDEDQLAKFRLENVGIVFQSFHLAPAMTALENVALPLEFARREGAFDLAARALERVGLGGRVKHYPAQLSGGEQQRVALARAVVASPRLILADEPTGNLDHATGQKVVDMLFSLAQESGATMVLVTHDPGLAERCGRVAHMEDGVVEELR; the protein is encoded by the coding sequence ATGATAGTTCTTCGTGACGTATCCCTGACCCTACAAAGCCAGGCAGGCCCGGTCAACATCCTGCGCGGGGCCAACCTGCGGGCCGGGGCCGGCGAACACCTGGCCGTGGTGGGTCCCTCCGGAGCTGGCAAGACCACGCTCCTCATGCTCATGTCCGGCCTCGAGCGGGCTACGTCCGGCACGGTGCGCGTGGCCGGGCAGGAGCTTACCGGCATGGACGAGGACCAGCTGGCGAAATTCCGCCTGGAGAATGTGGGCATCGTGTTCCAGAGCTTCCATCTGGCCCCGGCCATGACCGCCCTGGAGAACGTGGCCCTGCCCCTGGAGTTCGCCCGCCGCGAAGGCGCCTTCGATCTGGCGGCCAGGGCGCTCGAGCGCGTGGGACTGGGCGGCCGGGTGAAGCACTACCCGGCCCAGCTCTCCGGCGGCGAGCAGCAGCGCGTGGCCCTGGCCAGGGCCGTGGTGGCCTCGCCGCGCCTGATCCTGGCCGACGAGCCCACCGGCAACCTGGACCATGCCACGGGACAGAAGGTGGTGGACATGCTCTTCTCCCTGGCGCAGGAGTCCGGTGCGACCATGGTGCTGGTCACGCACGATCCGGGGTTGGCCGAGCGCTGCGGGCGCGTGGCCCACATGGAGGACGGCGTGGTGGAGGAGCTGCGTTGA
- a CDS encoding TPM domain-containing protein — translation MTRGGDSDEPGRSGKSGDSGELGGERIEFATHSSRCALPRAIWRILLLVMVVLGTVWAYSWHFENLAHRLKSQDAIFDETGQLPPERLALLRDAGQAMREAYGITLRVQVRTGPVQPPEPDSKTLFIGLDTASGKAVVQLPPLLARALPAGLAQSLANDYFQPYFAAGAWPEGLYACVLTILEALRDPT, via the coding sequence TTGACGCGCGGCGGCGATTCGGACGAGCCCGGCAGATCCGGAAAATCTGGCGATTCGGGCGAATTGGGTGGCGAACGCATCGAATTCGCCACGCACTCGTCGCGCTGCGCCCTGCCTCGCGCCATATGGCGCATCCTGCTCCTGGTCATGGTGGTGCTGGGCACGGTCTGGGCCTATTCCTGGCACTTCGAGAACCTGGCCCATCGCCTGAAGTCTCAGGACGCCATCTTTGACGAGACCGGGCAGCTGCCGCCCGAGCGCCTGGCCCTGCTGCGCGACGCGGGCCAGGCCATGCGCGAGGCCTACGGCATCACGCTGCGGGTGCAGGTGCGCACGGGGCCGGTGCAGCCTCCCGAGCCAGACTCCAAGACGCTGTTCATCGGCCTGGACACCGCCTCCGGAAAAGCAGTCGTGCAGCTTCCGCCGCTTCTGGCCCGGGCGCTGCCCGCCGGGCTTGCCCAAAGCCTGGCAAACGACTACTTCCAGCCCTACTTCGCCGCAGGCGCATGGCCCGAAGGGCTGTACGCCTGCGTGCTCACCATTCTGGAGGCTTTGCGTGACCCCACCTGA
- the rnhA gene encoding ribonuclease HI, which yields MLIHTDGACLGNPGPGGYGAVLACDGHNMELSGGYKLTTNNRMEILAVIAALESLTETCDAQVVTDSMYVRDAIEKGWLSKWKRNGWKTAAKTDVKNRDLWVRLDGLLAKHKVKFSWVRGHTGHPENERCDELARRAAQGRELAPDTGYKP from the coding sequence GTGCTGATCCATACCGACGGCGCCTGCCTTGGCAACCCCGGCCCCGGCGGCTACGGCGCCGTGCTGGCCTGCGACGGCCACAACATGGAGCTTTCCGGCGGATACAAGCTGACCACCAACAACCGTATGGAGATCCTGGCCGTGATCGCCGCGCTGGAATCCCTGACCGAGACTTGCGACGCGCAGGTGGTTACGGATTCCATGTACGTGCGCGACGCCATCGAGAAGGGCTGGCTCTCCAAGTGGAAACGCAACGGCTGGAAGACCGCCGCCAAGACCGACGTGAAGAACCGCGACCTGTGGGTGCGGCTGGACGGTCTACTGGCCAAACACAAAGTGAAGTTCAGCTGGGTGCGCGGCCACACCGGACATCCCGAGAACGAGCGCTGCGACGAACTGGCCCGCCGCGCCGCCCAGGGGCGCGAGCTGGCACCCGACACGGGCTACAAGCCCTAG
- the tatA gene encoding twin-arginine translocase TatA/TatE family subunit — protein sequence MGAFSIWHWVVVLAIVLLLFGPGRLGNLGRDLGKSIKEFKGAMNDKDITPDKIDSQSTQASATVNQSEKSKV from the coding sequence ATGGGCGCTTTTTCCATCTGGCATTGGGTCGTGGTTCTGGCAATCGTTCTTCTGCTCTTCGGACCCGGCCGCCTGGGCAATCTTGGGCGTGACCTGGGCAAGAGCATCAAGGAGTTCAAGGGCGCCATGAACGACAAGGACATCACCCCGGACAAGATCGACAGCCAGTCCACCCAGGCTTCGGCCACGGTGAACCAGTCCGAAAAGTCCAAAGTCTAG
- a CDS encoding ribonuclease H-like domain-containing protein: MLGHCFCHLPGVGPKSESSLWDAGIHTWEDFLCAASPPVSAAKAASMRPGLEASREALEAGEADWFAARLRTANSWRLFPHFLPHAGYLDIETDGERDPVVTAVALYHQGRVTTYVHGRNMADLEEDLARVKVLVTFNGKCFDVPIIERVLGMRCPKAHVDLRFVLKSLGVSGGLKACEKRFGLSRRELDGVDGWSAVLLWREFERSRSENVLETLLAYNVADVLSLEVLMAHALDELLLTTPFAARKSVAIPSMAENPFAADPDVVEMVRGVVQRPFY, from the coding sequence ATGCTAGGCCATTGCTTTTGTCATCTGCCCGGCGTCGGTCCCAAAAGCGAATCCTCCCTGTGGGATGCGGGCATCCACACGTGGGAGGATTTCCTTTGCGCGGCCAGCCCGCCCGTGAGCGCGGCCAAAGCCGCCTCCATGCGCCCGGGCCTTGAAGCCTCGCGCGAGGCCCTGGAGGCGGGCGAGGCCGACTGGTTCGCCGCGCGGCTGCGCACCGCAAATTCCTGGCGGCTCTTTCCGCATTTCCTGCCCCACGCGGGCTACCTGGACATCGAGACCGACGGCGAGCGCGACCCCGTGGTCACGGCCGTGGCCCTGTACCATCAGGGGCGGGTCACCACCTACGTGCACGGCCGCAACATGGCCGACCTGGAAGAGGACCTGGCCCGCGTGAAGGTGCTGGTGACCTTCAACGGCAAGTGCTTCGACGTCCCCATCATCGAGCGGGTGCTTGGCATGCGCTGTCCCAAGGCCCACGTGGACCTGCGCTTCGTGCTGAAGTCGCTGGGCGTTTCCGGGGGGCTCAAGGCCTGCGAGAAACGCTTCGGGCTGTCGCGGCGGGAGCTTGACGGCGTGGACGGCTGGAGCGCGGTGCTCCTGTGGCGAGAGTTCGAGCGCTCGCGCAGCGAGAACGTGCTGGAGACGCTCCTGGCCTACAACGTGGCCGACGTGTTGTCCCTGGAGGTGCTCATGGCGCACGCCCTGGATGAGCTTCTGCTGACCACCCCCTTTGCCGCCCGCAAGTCCGTGGCGATCCCGTCCATGGCGGAGAATCCCTTCGCAGCCGACCCGGACGTGGTGGAGATGGTGCGCGGCGTGGTGCAGCGGCCCTTCTACTAG